From Parcubacteria group bacterium:
TATAAGGATCGGGCAATTGTGGAAAATAATCCGCATTTGCTTTTAGAGGGAATAATTATTTCTGCTTTGACGATCGGTGCAAAAAAAGCCTATATCTATATCAATGGAAATTACGCAAAGCAAGCAGAAATTTTAGAAAAAGTTATTGCGCAGGCCGGTGAAAATAAATTTATAGGATCCAAGATATTAGGTTCGGCATATTCACTGGAAGTGGAAATATTTTCCGGAGCTGGCGCATATATCTGTGGAGAAGAAACGGCTTTGATTAATTCCATGGAAGGCAATCGCGGTGAACCAAAACTTCGTCCGCCATATCCGACAGAAAAAGGCCTTTTTGGCAGACCCACAGTAGTGAATAATGCGGAAACGGTTGCTAATATTCCATGGATCATAAAAAATGGCGGCAAAAAATATGCCTCTATCGGTCTTGAAGCTAGCCCTGGAACAAAATTATTCATCCTGGGTGGCGCGGTAAAAAACAAAGGTGTTTTTGAGGCGCCGACCGGCATCACGATTCATGATGCGATTGATAATTTGGGCGGGGGACTTTTGCGGGGAAAAGAATTTTGGTTTGTGCAAATCGGCGGTGCATCCGGACGGTTGGTTTTAGAGAAGGAATTAGACCAAAAATTGGGTTATGGAAAAATGTTGACAGAGACGCCCCGCCCGGGCGGGGAGTCGCTACAAATAGGATCCGGTGCAATTTTGGTTGTAGACAAGTTAGTTAACATCTATGACTTGCTTTTGTCTTGGACGGGATTTTTTCGCCGAGAGTCTTGTGGAAAATGCATTCCGTGTCGAGAAGGAACTTTCCGACTCAATGAAATTATGGAGCGATTGGCCGATGGAGAGATCGTTCCACGCGACAAGGAAGCGCTCGATGATATTTTGTGGACTTTGGAAAACACTACCTTTTGTCCATTGGGGAAATTTGCGAGCGTGGCAGTGCGAGATGCGGTTTCTAAAATTGGAATTTTAAAATAGAATAACCTAAAATATTTTTTCAAAAAAAAGACAGATTTTAATATGTATGGTATTGTGTAATTATATAAAAATAAATTTAAAAAAGAAAATGAAAAAAAAATTAAAATTCATATTTACGTCAAGCATCTTATCGATTTTATTGTTGCTTGCTTCCCTTTCTTGCGCCTCAGAAGTTCCATTTGATTCATCTTCAACTCAAGATTTAGCAACTCCAGTTGAAGCTCAAAAAGCTATCGCCATTGCGACAGTAAATATCTATAATACTAAGCTGGTTTCTCAAGATAACAGTAAACTGAAAATTTCTTTTCAACTTTCTAATCGCGAAAAAGCCCAGCCGGCAGTTAAGTATGCCGTTCAGCTGATTGGCAAAGAAGCGGAAAGCCAATATGTGGCGGATGAACAGATTTATCCGGAAGTCATCTCTCTGGGCGAGCATGAGACTGCTTCCAAAGAAATTGAATATTTAGCTCCGAACTATCTTACCGGCACCTTTCGCGTTTTAGTGGTTTCCCGCAATGAAAATGGCCTACCCTTCTCCTTTGCTCCAGTGGGTGAAGTGGTTTTGCAAGGAGAAGCTAATTTTCTGGAAATACTACCCAACTCTTGTTTTCTGACGGTAGAAGGAGAAGTGAGCGCTAAAAAGTATACCATAAGGCAGGGCGTCGATATTAAAAGCGAGGAAACATTGCTGGCTACTTGTAACATCATTAATCATTTTCCAACAGCTATTTCTTTCACTCCAAGCATTGAAACTCATCGGCGTATCACAGTAGGAGAGTTAGTTCCGGATAACAATGAACCACAAAAGAAGTTATCTCTGGGAGCCGGAGAAAAAAAGAGTTTCTCCTTGAGTTTGCCCAAAGCGACGGCTCCTCAAGCCTATGATGCCGTCTTGAAATTAAAAGACAGCACTGGTACTATTTCCAATCAAGTGGCTTTTCACTATGTGATCAGGGGAGCAAGTGCTACGATCCAAAATCTCATCTTGGACAAGAACTTCTATCAAAAAGGTGAAATAGTTAATACTACTCTTTTCTTCTCCGGATCAGCAGAGGGTTTTCCCGGTTCTCGTTTTGAAAAAGAAAAGAGAGAGGAATTCTTGATGAATATGGAGATTAAAGATGCAGCGGGTATTCCTTGTGTTACTTCTCAAGAGGCAAGTTTAGGTGAAGCGGATACTGATAAGACCTTTAGTCTTCCTGCCGTGGCTGATTGTACTGATCCACTTGCTATGGTTATCCTCACAGACGCCAAAGGGAACCTTTTGGACAAAAGAGAATATCAATTCAAAAGTAACAATCAAACAACAACCGCAATTTCATCAGAAACCAAACAAGGACAAAAAAGTGTGATGGCCTATGGTATTATTTTTATTGTCATTCTCACGATTATCGCCCTGGGAGCCATTTTTTTCAAGAAAAAGTTTTTGATTGTTTTTTTCTTAATCTTCTCTGGTATTTTTTGGAGAGGGGAGCAGGCGCGAGCAGATACCCTCGGTAACTTTGTCATAGGGCTAAACAAGTCTGTCTATGCTCCAGGAGAAACAATTATTGTCACTGCTACGGATAATCAGGCGCAGTGTTTAAATGCCGGGCATATATATAATGATTTGTTTGTTACGATCAATGGAATTGAGTACGTAGTATTTCTAAATTCCAGCGGAGAGGGTATTAGTACAACAGTTTATGCTTCTGCTCCAGCAGCGCCAGGTAGCTACGTGGCTTCGTTTAGGTGGCCGACAATTTGGGGTACATACGATATTCCTTATATAGTAGTTGCACCTTGTGTACCAAGTTGCGCTTCTGCAGCTAGCTATTGCACCTGGGAATCTATTTCCGATGGTTGTAGCGGAAGCTGCACTGGCACAAGGTTGCCTGATTGCTCCGGTCGTGGTGGTGTTTGTGTCGGCGTTAACTACCCCGTTGCTTGCGGAACTTGTACGGGTACAAAACCACCACTTTGTTCCGATGCTAATCTGCATTGCACTACAGAAACATACGCCAGTACAAACGGTTGTGGAAACTGCACCGGCACCTGGGATTGCACTTTGCCAACGTGTTCCGCCTCCTTTAGTCCAACTCAATTGACAACGGCCGGCACTTCCACTTTAACTTTGGATTCTTCTGCGACCGCTGATAATGTCTATGCTTTTTGCAACGGCCCAATTGCCGGTGGCTGGTGGAGTGCCACTGATTTCTCTTCTGGGGTTTGGTTTGCCGCGGGACAGATCGGAACAGAAACTTGTACTTTCCAAACCTACAATCGCTCATTAGCGGGCGGAGCCTGCAGTGCAACAGTCACAACCTACCCGGCGGCTACTGTCAACATCACCGCCACGAGCCCGATCCCCTTCGGCGGTAGTCCTACTTTTAACCTTTCCTCGACCAATGCATCGTCCTGCACGGTCAGCGTCGACGGAACGATAATTTCCAGCGGCCCGGTCAATCGCTTATTCACATATGGCCCCTATCTCGTTGCCGGACTGCACAACGTTAGTGCCACTTGTCTTAATGCGATCGGTGCACCGGCTTCTGCTACAACATCTTTCATTGTTGAACCTGCCCCCGTCGCAACGATTACTGTAGTACCCAATCCCGTTGCTTGTGGCAGCAGTACTATCATCTCTCTTGCATCGACCAATGCGACTAACTGCACAGTCTCACTGGATGGAGTCGCATTTTCCAGTGGTCCAACAACTTTAGTCACTTCCAGTGGTCCGTTTTTTGTCTCAATGACACATTCCGCATCAGCCCATTGTGTTAATGCTGCGGGTTATCCCTCTGATCCAGTTGTTCTTTTCTCCGTCGGCGCCTGTCACGCTTGCGGTACAGCTGCCACATTCTACCCTTACTCACTGGGCTTGTCTGATTGGCCAGGGGGAGTCACCTTCTGTGCTCCAGGTGTACCCAACCCGACTAATCCCAGCTTTCCCGTGCTTACCCACGTTCCTCCTAATACAAAAACCACTTGGCTGTGTGAGAATCCATGGAATGCTGCGGATAATGAGTCTTGTACAGCCGAAAGGCAATGTCAACCAGATGGTACTACGCGGACTTGCGTGCCTGATGATTCGACCTACTGCACCAATCCAGCCACACTTAAATTGCGTTGTGGCAAAGACATACCCTATCATTGCCTAGATAGTTGTAATGAGCCGGCGCCTGCTCTTTGCATATCAGACCCTTGCCCAACGATTCAATGCGCCCCATGTGATGCAGGTGAGTGGAAAGAGGTGAAACCTTGATTTACCAATTAATTTATAAATAAATAATAAATATGGATAGAAAAAAAATCATTATTCCCATCATTGCTCTCATAATACTTTTTGGCGGAGCCTTGTTTATCGCACAAAGTTTGAGTAATAAGAAGGCAGGAGTTACATCGCAGTCAGTCATTGATACTGGAAAGAATCAGTCAGTATTAACTCCGGAGAATGTTCAAAATCCTACTACTCCGGTAAGTCCCGGAAATCAAGGGTCGCCATCAGCTTCAGGATTACCTATTGATCCAAATAACCCAGTAAATAAAGAGTTGAAGCCTGGTACAAAAGCAGATTTTGGTACAATTGATAGAGTGGATGATAAAAGCGTAGTGCTGAAATTAGCAGATAAATCAATTACAGTTAACATTGCTTCTAATACGATCGTTACCAAAAATAGTAGTAATGGCAAGGTAACGACAGGAAGTCTTTCCGATCTAGCCGTTGGTGATCTGACTAAAGTGAGTTATCATGAAGACACTAAAAAAATTATTGAGATTGTGGTTATGAAGATTGACTTGCCGGATGACACCAAGAAACTGATTGATTTGCCTCAGCCATAGATAAATTTCTCGGAGATATTTGGATTTAGGGTGCTTGATGAAAAGTTGAAAAACACCGGAATGATTCGGTGTTTTTCTAATTCAACGCTTGGTGGTATAATTCAAATATGCAAATAAAAATCAACAATAAAAAATACAAGGTAAAGTTGGGTGAGACTGTTTTGGATGTTTGCCGGAGAGAAAGAATTCCGGTCGCTACGCTCTGTTCTTTTGAGGGACTTGCTCGTGAGGGAGATTGTCGCTTGTGCCTGGTGGAATTGGGCGAGACGGGCAAATTAGTGACATCTTGCACAACGAAAGTTTGCGCTGATCTGGAGGTGCAGACAGATAGCGAAAAAGTCCAAAAGGCGCGTCGGATTAACCTCGAGCTACTTTGGGCGGATCATGCGGGAAAGTGTTCCACTTGCAAGAAAAATCGGATGTGCGAATTGCAAAAACTGGCTGAGGAATATAAAATTGAAAATTTCCATTTTGTACCAAGAAAGGGTGAGATGACGAGCAGTGAAGAGCAAAAACTACTGCGGGATAATTGGTCGCGAGTCGTCGTTGAAAACCAAAATCCTTGCATTTCGAGGAATTCTGAATTTTGCGTGGAATGCAAAAGGTGTGTCAATATCTGTCCGGAACATAAATTTGGTTTTAACCATCGGGCAGGGGATGTGGTTGTTGGTACGCCCTATGAAAAAGTCTTGGAGTGCAGTTTTTGCGGAAAATGCGTCGAGGCGTGCCCGGTAGCGGCGCTGACTGATCAGAATGATTATGCTAAAATAATCGAAGATTTGGAGGATTTGAAAAAGTTTTCCGTGGCGGTGGTGGATCTGGCTATGGAAGAAAAAATAAAGGCGCAGTTGAAAGATATTACCCAGGAAAAAGATTTGAAAAAAATATTTTTTGAGTTGGGTTTTGAAAAAATTATCAATCTTTCTGAAAAAGAACAGCACAGGGAAGATGAAGTTTTTGCCAGCATTAAAGCTGATTACGCTAAAAAAGAAAAAATTGATCCCAGAAATATCCGTACGTTTTTCGTTTCTTCCAAAATCCAAAAAAAAGCCCAAAAAGGCGAATATTTGGATTATATCCTTTCGGAGCGGGAGGTGGCGAGATTGGTGCGGGATAAGAAAAAAATGATAGCGGGTAAAATCGCACCTAAGAATTAGAAAAGTAATATGTGCCTGGCAATTCCGGGAAAAATTATGGCAATTAAAAATCAACTGGCGACAGTTGATTTTAATGGCATTGAGAAAGAAATTAACATTTCGTTGGTTTCGGTAAAAGTTGGTGAGTATGTGATGGTGCACGCTGGTTTTGCGATTGAGAAGATGGACAGTGAGTATGTGAATGAGATGCAGGGGTATTTGAGTAAAAAATCCAAAATATCAAATTACAAATGACAAATAAATATCAATGAGCAGTTTGGATCAAATTCTGAAAAATATTCATGAAAATGCCGAGAAAATTGGACGCCCTATTCGCCTCATGGAGCTTTGTGGTACGCATTCGCAGACAATTGCCGAGCATGGAATCAAGAAATTAATGCCGGAAAATATCACGCTAGTTTCTGGGCCAGGTTGTCCGGTGTGCGTTACGGATCAAACTGACATTGATGTGGTCGTCGGTCTTGCGCTTGCGGGAATTCCGGTGGCAGTCTATGGCGACACGATACAAGTGCCGGGAAATGTGATGAGCCTAGAAGAAGCAAAAAGAAACGGCGCAGATATTCGGGTCGTTTATTCAATTTCCGAGGCGGTTGAGATGCAAAAAGAAAAATCGAATCTGGTTTTTTTTGGTTTGGGTTTTGAGACGACGACGGGGATGACGGCTTGGGCGATTAAAAATGGACTGACCGTTTACAGCGCTCACAAACTTTTTCCGCCGGCGATGGAAGCACTTTTGGCCAATAAGAAAATAAAAGTTGATGGGTTTATTGATCCTGGGCACGTAAGCGCGATTATCGGAACGGAAGTTTTTGAGAAATTCAAGATTCCGCAAGTCGTGGCTGGTTTTTCCGGCGAAGATGTTTTGATTGCAATTGATAAGTTGCTTGGCCAAATTTTGGAAAACAAATCTCGCGTGGAAAATGTTTATGGCCGGCTGGTGAAAAAAGAAGGTAACAGAAAAGCGCTAAATTTAATCAATGAAGTTTTCGAAGTTAGTGATGCAAAATGGCGAGGTTTGGGAGAGATTAAAAATTCGGGGCTAAAAATTCGGAAAAAATATCAAGCGCAAGATGCGCAGTTCGTGCACAAAAAGTTGATTGAAAAAATAAGAAAAGAGATTAAAATTAAGCCAAGCGCTTGCCAGTGTGGGCTAGTGCTCCAAGGTCTTATCGAGCCAAAGGCTTGTCTGTTATTCAGGAAAGCTTGTACTCCGGAAAGCCCGCAAGGCGCGTGCATGGTTTCGGTGGAGGGGAGTTGTAATGTGGAATTCCGCTTCGCGGAATAAATTGTTTTATTGTTAAATTGTTGAATTGTTAATTTTGTGGAGAAAAATTATCTTAAATTGAACGACCTTAGCTCCTATAAGATTGCCTATAATTTAAGTAATTATGTTTGGGATATTGTGGTTAGTTGGGGTTATTTTGAAAAAGATACTGTGGGCAAGCAATTCGCAAGATCAGTCGATTCGATTTCAGCTAATATTGCGGAAGGTTTTGGTAGGTTTGGAAAAAAAGATAAAATTAACTTTTATAGGTATGCTTTTGGATCAGTAAAAGAATCTTTAGATTGGAACGAAAAATCAAAAAAGAGAAGTTTATTAAAAGAAAAGGAATACGAGTATATTTTAAGTGAGTTGCAAAAACTACCCAAAGAAATGAACGGCTTAATCAAATTTACAAATGACAAACTGGAACGATGACAATTTAGTAATACAGCATTGCAACAATGAAACAATTTAACAATGTAACAATGGAAATGGGGGGTGGCGGAGAAAAATCATCTCAGCTTATTTTTGGAATAAGAAAATTTTTTCCAAAAGCGATTAAATGGAAAAATACCCAAGACGATGGGGCTGCTTTTAGTCTCGGAAAAGAAAAATTAGTCTTCACAACAGATGCGTTTATTGTTGATCCGCTTTTTTTCCCAGGTGGGGACATCGGGAAAATCGCTATTTGTGGGACAATTAATGATCTCTCAGTGATGGGCGCGGTACCGATTGGGATCTCGCTTAGTCTTGTGATTGAAGAAGGTTTTCCGCAGAGTGATTTGAAAAAAATTATGCAGTCAATCGGGAAGATTTCCAAAGAGACGGGTGTACCGATTGTGACGGGGGATACAAAAGTGACAGAAAAAGGCAAGATCGACAAAATTGAAATTACCACTTCTGGCGTGGGACTCGCTTCAAAAATTATTGAAAATGGTGGAGCGAAAGTGGGCGATGCGATCATTACTTCTGGCAATCTTGGCGAACACGCCGTGGCGCTACTGGCTAGTCGGTTCAATTACCGGACAAAAATAAAAAGTGATTGCCAGCCAGTCACGAAAGAAGTTCAAAGTATCTTACCGTATCTTACTTCTTGCAAAGATCCGACGCGCGGTGGTGTGGCGGCGGTGCTCAATGAAATGGCGGAAAAATCTAAAATGAGATTTATTTTAGACGAAAATAATCTGCCGTTTTCCAAAGAAACTGTCGCGCTTTCTGGACTCTTGGGGATTGATAAATTTTCCTTTCCGTCCGAAGGCCGGTTTGTGGGGACTGTTCCCCAAAAAGACGCTGAAAAAGTGCTTAAAATTCTTAGAAAATATAATCGTGGAGCCAAAATTATTGGTTCAGTTGTGAAGGGCAACGGAGTTTATTTGAAGACCATAATCGGCAGTGAGAAAAAAATTGAGGTGCCGAGGGGGAAATTGATTCCGCGGATTTGTTAGGCTCAAAATGTTACGGCTTAACCGCTGACTTCCAAGCTAACTCAAACATTGTCCTATAGGCATTGGCGATGTCGTTGTCTTCGATGATGACACCGTAGTAATTTTTTTTGACGGATAGACTAACTACTTTGTTGTCATAGATGATATTATCCACGCTGGAAAAGAAGTGTGCCCCTGGAAGGATGCGAACATTTGAGGTGGGATTTTTTTGACTGTTCACTTTTTTGGCGTAGTTGCGATCAAAAAGAGTATTGTTCACAATTTCTCGCGAGCCTTTTAGATAAGCAAAACTGACTTTGCTGATTTTATTATAACTTTCCATAAATTCTTCAAAAATATCCTTAATCGAGCCGAACCAAAGTACCTCTGTTTGGCTTTTTAGTGTTTCTTCATAGATTTTTCTGATGCCAGCTTTTCCTTCATAAGTGACAATTTTGGGTTTTTCATTTTTGCTAAAATAGTTATTTTTGAGTTCCGGCAAAATTCTTTCAATGGAGTTCTTTTTGGATTCCAGCAATTGGACTAACTTTTCCGGTTCTTCCGGTAAATAATATTTCTTTTTGCCCTTGACGATGGTTTTCACGAGGCCGGCCTCGGTTAGATTTTCAATGGTAATATAGACCGTTGGTCTTTTGATTTCAGTTTCCTTGGCAATCGCCAAAATTGTACTATGGCCACAGCGAAGCATCGCTAAATAGATTTTGGCTTCATTGGCACTTAGGCCATAGTCGATGAGGGTTTTTTGTAATTCTTTCATGGTAATAGTGTAGCAAATATGCAAAAAATGTCAATAATTATGACATTATTTGTGGTTAGCTTAAGGAATAATGCCTAGCCATAGCTACGATATGCAAATTAGCATATCTGCTATGAAATATTGCGTTGACATAATGTGGGTTATTTCGCTATATTAGCTTATCGAAATAAAAAACATTCGAATAGTAATCTTAACAATAAAATAGTAAGGAGAGGCGAATGAAAAGAATAAAGCGGGCGATGTTAAGGATTTGCGAGTTGGCAAGAGAGGGGCTTGTTCCTTTCGACAAGTTGGAAGCGAGTATATATCGTCACGACCCGATGGTTCTTGTAGATTGTGTTAGTATCTCTGAGTTTGATTTTCCCAAGGGGACAGTGAATATTTCACAGTGTGAGCAGCTTGAGATGAACGGACCTGTCGAGTTTGATATTTCAAAACTCAAACAAACATTTCACCCAAGGCAAGTCGCTGGTGAAATGATTCCATTCAGTGACGTGTATTTATATCTTGAAGAAAATAAGCTTCTTGATGATTGCCTGGGTTTTTCTGAACTCCTTGCGATTAAGAAAAAAGGATATGATTTTTTCAGCCAGCACGTTCCTTATTACGAAGGACCCGGTGCGTTATTGATTGGCTGGAAGACAACTATTAGAGGAGCCAATGGTGATTTTCACGTCATAAGTCTTGGTAGCGGTGAATTTTTTTGGGTAGACCTTAATTATTTTCACTGTCTTCCAATCTTTCCAGCGATTTATTTTCCGGCTGATACAAAAAAGGAACAGAGAAAAAAAATCGACAGAGAGACGCTACTATCAAGATTTGAAAAATTAGTCAATAAGGGACTCATCCCTCTCGATGAGCTTCAAGCAACTATTGACGACTATGACCCAAAGGTTCAGGTAGATCGGAATATTATTCTGCCAGACCTAAATGGGGACTATCCCGTATTTGTGCACGAGGCATTTCTCCCAAGATGCTCAGGTCCGGATAGCTTTAATATTTTAAATATTCGTCCTTGGGGTCCATCAGAAAAACCAAATAGTACTTTGTGTTTTAGGGAGCTGCAAAAAAGGCTCAAGGCAGATGGCTTGCTTGAAAAATGTTTGGATTTTTCCGAGCTTGTAGCAATTCGCAAAAGGAAGAGTCGTGAATTTGTTGAAAAATATATCTACCTGAATAAAAACCTATCCAGTATGATATTCGGATGGAAAACGACCATTAAGCTTCATGATGGAAGAATAGCCGTACCATATCTCATGGTGAATGCTTTGGATTTGGGTGGTGTTGAATGGATGGGATTTAAGCAGGAAGACGAGTTAAGAATTGATCTTTATCATGTCTTTTACCATGCTGCATAAGATATTACACAAACACAAGAGGGAACTCCATGCATTAACTTTTGCATGGAGTTTTTTATTTTAAAAGTAAATAATAAACAACCTGCCCAAAAGAAAGTCCGGCGTCGCCACGTGGGATTTTTTTGTTTGTGTAGGCACCTTTAGAAATTAGATAGTCAGAAATAATTTTGTTGTTGGCGATACCGCCAGAAAAGAATATGTCATTCTGAGCGCAGCGCAGCGTAGCCGAAGAATCTGCTATTGAATATCGCTGGTGGTGTTCGCTGGAAGATCCTTCGGCTTCGTCCGAGTACGGACTTCGCTCAGGATGACAATTATGTTCTATTATTTCATGCAATCCTTGGGCGATATAAAGTTGTGCCGTAGTGGCGAGGCGTTTCTTGTCTTTGCGTAAATTTTTAACTAAATATTCAAACAAAAAAGTGGTATTTAAAACTTGCTTGCCCTGCGAAAGCATAATTTTTGGTTTTAAATCCGCGTATGGTTTTTCAGAATTAGCTTCGAGGAGTTCGATCGGCTCGTGTTTATATTTCCGTTCATTTTCGCAAAAACCCAAAAGCAATGAAACGGCGTCGAGAATTCGTCCAGTGCTGGAAGTTTCCAGGCAATTGAAATTTTGCTGGAGCTGATTGTGAATTAGCTCAAATTCGTTTTTGGAATAATATTTTTTAATGTAATGAAAGATAGTGTTTTTTCTTTTCAGCTCGTCCTTGCCCTCATCTGTCACGTACTCGTGACATCCTCTCCCGGAGGGCGAGGAGGATGCGGAAAAAACTTTTTCTAAAATACCAATGAGCATCCGCGCCGGTTCTCTCACTGCCAAATCACCGCCAATAAGTATTTGATTTTCAAGGTGGCCGATTCTATTGATTTTAACTTTATTTTTGGAATTTTTTTTAGAAATTAGATAATTAGATAAATTAGAAATTTTAAATACTTCTCCTCCCCAAATCTTTCCATCTTCGCCGTAACCTGTACCGTCCATGGCAACTCCGTAGAAACAATTTTGAACCTTGCCTACCGGCAGGCAGGTTTTGAATTTTGAATTTTGAATAATTCTATCTCCGATAGCGGAAAAAATATGGGCGAGGTGGTGCTGAACTTGGATGTGTCTGGCTTCGTATTTTATGCTTAAAGCCTCACCCCAAGTCGAAGTAAAATATAGAGGATGGAGATCAGTGAGAATTATGTCTGGCTTGAACCCGTGGTTTTTTAAAAATTCCAAAACCGCATCCTGATATTTTTGCCAATTTTTTTCATCCAAAAGATCGCCAAAGCTCTCTGAGAAATAGATTTTCCCAGCTTTGAAGATACAAAAATTTCCGTCGGATTCAGCTCCAAGGGCGAGGATCGTCTTTTTGGTATTTTGGGGAAAAAGATGTGTGTCCATATGAATAAGTATAGCACAGGGTTTTTGCTTAGTTTTTTTCATAATTTATGCTAAAATAGAGGAGTAAAAACATAATTTATTCAATCTAAAATAATGCCAATCAAAAATAAACCAGAAACAAAAAAAGCGAAGCCAAAAAAAAATGTAGCGACAAAAATTAAAGTACGAGTGATAAAAAAAATACTGACGCCGAAGATTAAAGCAGAGGCGGTAAAAAAATTTGCCAGTGGAAAACCGCGCGTGGCCATTATTAGCCTCACTTCTTGCGAAGGTTGTCAGTTTGTTCTCCTTGACCTTGGTACGCGCTTTTTGGAATTCACAGAAAGCGTGGAGTTAGTTGATTTCCGCTTGATTGAGGACATGGAGGATGATGGTGGAATGCTGGATTTGGTGCTTGTAGAAGGCAATCCAGTGACCAAGGCGAATGAAAAAACCTTGCTCGAAGCGAGAAAGAGAGCCAAGGTGCTGGTGGCGTTGGGAAACTGCGCGGCGATGGGTGGGGTGCCGGAGATGAAAAATTATCATGAAGGTGTGAGTACGATTAAGCATGTCTACAAGTATCTGCAAGGAATTAATAATCCGGCTATTCGCGAGATTGATAATCTGGTGAAAGTTGATTTCGTTTTTCCAGGTTGCCCGATCAATGGGGAGGAGTTTTTGACTTATGTTCCAGAATTGCTCAAGGGAAATATTCCGATTATTCCGGATCAGCCGGTTTGCGTGGAGTGTAAAAAAGCGGGAAATCGTTGTCTGCTTCTCGACAAAAAACCCTGTTTTGGTCCGATGATTCTGGGTGGCTGTGGGGCGACTTGTCCTAGTTCGCGGGCGCAATGCCAGGGTTGTCGCGGACTGCGTCCGGCAGGCAATGTGACAGCGATGCGCGCGGCGCTAAAAAATATGATGAGCGATGAACAGTTTCAGAATATGACCGAAATTTTTGGGCTGCGTGATGATTTGGAAGCCAGGGAGCGTAAGGATAGATTAGTAAAGAGATGAAAAAATTTTTTCAATATCTGGCAATCGTCATCCTCTTTTCAACTTGGGGGACAATGCTTAAGAATAAAACATCTTTCCGTGAAGCTGTACTTGATGCGAAAGAAGCTATTTCGGAAATGACCGGAATCGGTTTGCCATGTTCCAAGCCGTTTAAATATGCGATCGGTTCAGTCGATCCGAAATTCGGTCTGAGTACGAATGAGTTTCTAATCCAAGCACAGGAAGCGGAAAATATCTGGGAAAGCCAATCCGGGAAAAATTTATTCGAATATGATCCAAATTCCCAGTTTAAGATCAATCTGATTTTTGACTCAAGGCAGG
This genomic window contains:
- a CDS encoding NADH-ubiquinone oxidoreductase-F iron-sulfur binding region domain-containing protein, coding for MQKNPKIITEHWGKIDPLKIEDYLAVGGYVSLRKFIEVLEPQKALEEVKLSGLCGRGGAGFLTGAKWEMAMGQKSKEKYFICNLDESEPGTYKDRAIVENNPHLLLEGIIISALTIGAKKAYIYINGNYAKQAEILEKVIAQAGENKFIGSKILGSAYSLEVEIFSGAGAYICGEETALINSMEGNRGEPKLRPPYPTEKGLFGRPTVVNNAETVANIPWIIKNGGKKYASIGLEASPGTKLFILGGAVKNKGVFEAPTGITIHDAIDNLGGGLLRGKEFWFVQIGGASGRLVLEKELDQKLGYGKMLTETPRPGGESLQIGSGAILVVDKLVNIYDLLLSWTGFFRRESCGKCIPCREGTFRLNEIMERLADGEIVPRDKEALDDILWTLENTTFCPLGKFASVAVRDAVSKIGILK
- a CDS encoding 2Fe-2S iron-sulfur cluster-binding protein; the protein is MQIKINNKKYKVKLGETVLDVCRRERIPVATLCSFEGLAREGDCRLCLVELGETGKLVTSCTTKVCADLEVQTDSEKVQKARRINLELLWADHAGKCSTCKKNRMCELQKLAEEYKIENFHFVPRKGEMTSSEEQKLLRDNWSRVVVENQNPCISRNSEFCVECKRCVNICPEHKFGFNHRAGDVVVGTPYEKVLECSFCGKCVEACPVAALTDQNDYAKIIEDLEDLKKFSVAVVDLAMEEKIKAQLKDITQEKDLKKIFFELGFEKIINLSEKEQHREDEVFASIKADYAKKEKIDPRNIRTFFVSSKIQKKAQKGEYLDYILSEREVARLVRDKKKMIAGKIAPKN
- a CDS encoding HypC/HybG/HupF family hydrogenase formation chaperone, producing MCLAIPGKIMAIKNQLATVDFNGIEKEINISLVSVKVGEYVMVHAGFAIEKMDSEYVNEMQGYLSKKSKISNYK
- the hypD gene encoding hydrogenase formation protein HypD; protein product: MSSLDQILKNIHENAEKIGRPIRLMELCGTHSQTIAEHGIKKLMPENITLVSGPGCPVCVTDQTDIDVVVGLALAGIPVAVYGDTIQVPGNVMSLEEAKRNGADIRVVYSISEAVEMQKEKSNLVFFGLGFETTTGMTAWAIKNGLTVYSAHKLFPPAMEALLANKKIKVDGFIDPGHVSAIIGTEVFEKFKIPQVVAGFSGEDVLIAIDKLLGQILENKSRVENVYGRLVKKEGNRKALNLINEVFEVSDAKWRGLGEIKNSGLKIRKKYQAQDAQFVHKKLIEKIRKEIKIKPSACQCGLVLQGLIEPKACLLFRKACTPESPQGACMVSVEGSCNVEFRFAE
- a CDS encoding four helix bundle protein, which translates into the protein MEKNYLKLNDLSSYKIAYNLSNYVWDIVVSWGYFEKDTVGKQFARSVDSISANIAEGFGRFGKKDKINFYRYAFGSVKESLDWNEKSKKRSLLKEKEYEYILSELQKLPKEMNGLIKFTNDKLER
- the hypE gene encoding hydrogenase expression/formation protein HypE — its product is MKQFNNVTMEMGGGGEKSSQLIFGIRKFFPKAIKWKNTQDDGAAFSLGKEKLVFTTDAFIVDPLFFPGGDIGKIAICGTINDLSVMGAVPIGISLSLVIEEGFPQSDLKKIMQSIGKISKETGVPIVTGDTKVTEKGKIDKIEITTSGVGLASKIIENGGAKVGDAIITSGNLGEHAVALLASRFNYRTKIKSDCQPVTKEVQSILPYLTSCKDPTRGGVAAVLNEMAEKSKMRFILDENNLPFSKETVALSGLLGIDKFSFPSEGRFVGTVPQKDAEKVLKILRKYNRGAKIIGSVVKGNGVYLKTIIGSEKKIEVPRGKLIPRIC
- a CDS encoding helix-turn-helix domain-containing protein, with amino-acid sequence MKELQKTLIDYGLSANEAKIYLAMLRCGHSTILAIAKETEIKRPTVYITIENLTEAGLVKTIVKGKKKYYLPEEPEKLVQLLESKKNSIERILPELKNNYFSKNEKPKIVTYEGKAGIRKIYEETLKSQTEVLWFGSIKDIFEEFMESYNKISKVSFAYLKGSREIVNNTLFDRNYAKKVNSQKNPTSNVRILPGAHFFSSVDNIIYDNKVVSLSVKKNYYGVIIEDNDIANAYRTMFELAWKSAVKP